The stretch of DNA ACTAAAGAAGAGCTGAGGCCCTGTCACTTCtcgctgaggaagaggaaacattGCCAGGCCTCCTGGCTgtgcccctcttcctcctcctcctcctcctcctcctcctcctcctccacagctccaggagTGATTGAGGATAAAGACaagatgctgcaggagaaagaCCAGCAGATCGAGAAGCTGACCAGAAAGCTGATGCAGAaagagcagctggtggagatgctcAGGCTGCAACTGGAGATTAGGACACACGGAGGGGCGAGAGTGCACGTAAAAGTGAAACAGGAGCCTCCTGACAGTTGCAGCGGCCCACCTTCACTTATCCATCTGCCTTCACCTGCGTTTCCGCCAACAGCTGAGACGGTTGCCATCAATCAGGACGCGATCAAGGAAGAGGAAGTTGTATCCCGGACATCTCCAGGATTACTGCCTTGCGCACAGATGGAGCATACATGGCAGGTCTCTCAGCAGCAAATGATTCAGCAAAGACTGCGACCGCAAGGGTGTGAGGCCCAGAAGGAGGAGTGGGGGCCTCAGCCCAGGGGCCCGATGCTGGGAAATCTGCATAGCCATTCCGCGCAGAGAAGGAAAGGTTCCGACacactggagctggagcaggaggttcCCCGACTGGATCGTGATGTGACTGAACAACAGCAGAGGCCGGCACAtctggggcagcagcagcagagaccgGATACATCCCAGcagacaccacaggtcagaacTGGCTCCAAGAGGTCCATTACAGAACGAGAATCAGCCCAAGACCCTCTCAAACGGTCTTCTCTGCCTTTTACAGGTGTATCAAATATGTCTCTACCCACTGGAAGTTTTGAAAAACAAACCCACCCCAACCCTGGTTACCAGCGGCAACGACTCCTTGATTGGACCGAGCGGTCGCCATAGCACCGACAACATGCTGGAGGACGATGCAACCGCTCAGATCATGCTGCAGGTGCGTACGCATATACAACACGCTCctatttatttactttaattAAGACCGATTCTTCATCTAGAGGCTACAGTCCTCAGCCgagcaccatggcaacaacctgGCTGAGCCGAGACAGAAGGTGAGGTTTAAATCAACTCACTAATGACCCGAGGGTGTGAGAAGCTAATGAAAACCCACATAAAGCAGCTTTAAAACCGCATTTAAGGGTGGTTTAATGTTTCTCACAACCTTTGCAGATGAAATACGTCCGCGGGCTCTGAAAAAGTATTTACATGACTAATGACGTCATAGAGCCCTTCCAGCTGGCCGTAGCATCAAGCTCCCCTTCCTTTTAACCGCGGCATTAGCATCAATCAATAATGCCAAGGAGCCCCAGGAGCCCCCCTTTTGTTCCGTCACTGGTTCAATGACACCGGTACCATAAAGAGAGGGCAGAGGCAGGACTGCACCGCTGCCTCCGAAAACGGAGGGAATTAATGATGTCGGCAGGATGGCGGAACAGAGACGGTCCTTGATTGGAGGTTGTGATACTATTACAATGCTGATTATTATTGCTTTGCTAATTACTCTAACGACGTCCTCCATTACTGTGATTTATGCTGTTAATGATCCGGAGACAAAGATTCCATCTCGCCTTTGTTCATTTGCGACGTGAATGCAGGTGCACTCCGGTTCCCTGTTAGAGGCGGTTTAATGGAACACGGCGTTGTCGTTCTCTGTCTCGCCCAAAATCCAGCGTAAAGGTCACGGGGGTGTTTGTTAATCTGAGTGGGGAGTAAAatgtaatataaaataaaaaggaggtCAGGTTGAAGGAGCCTAATGTGTGAGATTTGGCAGCCTCTAGTGGTGAGAGTTGAAATTGCTCGCGCGTGAATGTGGGAAATCTACCCACAAATTTTAATCCCAGTCAGATTATATCTGATGAGTAATACGTGTTTAGCCCTCCGCTAAGTGTGGGGACATCTGTGTCCTTGTTGGCCTCTTTATGTGATCAGAGGTTATAGAAGCGCTCTGGTGTCTGTGAGATTGACATTTTAATCTTTAACGTGCTTTTGTCTTCAGGCTGCGGAGCATGAAGGTGATTCTGTCGAGGTCATTTTGCAGAGCGGAGGTAAGGAGCGTGTTCACGGCCTGTTTGCTCGTCGTGCCTTGGATGATTATGGAGCCATATTCTCATCCTTATTTTTGCAGAATGGCCTACCTCCAAGCCCGCAACAGACCCCCTAGATTATTTAAACCCAACCTCCTCGCGCgttgcccctcccccctcgccgCTCCAGCACGCCCcttcacctctgacccccccctgCCTGTGCCTGACCCCAACGACATCTGAGCGACAGACTGGGGTTGAGACCAAAGAAGAGGGACGGTGTCCCGGTGGCTGCTTGGAGGACTTCCTCGAAAGCACCGCTGGGGAGAATCTTCTCGGGGCGGAGCCTGACGGGTTGTTGAGCTTGATCGATGACCTGCACAGTCAGATGTGTGCCCATCCGTCCTCCAGGGATGCCTCCAGCACGGAATCAGAGGAGGAACATGAGCTGGACCTCACCGTGGAGGGAGTGAGGTGTAACAAGAACTCTACACTGGGTCCACTGGTTCCTCCGCCCCCTTCTAGTGTGTTTTCCACAGACTTTCTGGACAACTTTGACCTGCAGACCTTGATGGTCTGAAACCCTCCATGACTGCTCCGCTGCATGATCAGAGCGcgccacctgtgtcttctcacACCCTGAAATATTCAACCCTTgagcacttttatttattttatttacatgcCATTATATCGATTTTCTGTGGGGAAACCTGCTAGGCGGGTCCTACGTCTGCCCCTGCTCCTTCAGAAAACCTCCATGAGAAAACACCAGGGTCCTTCGGGGGCCGGGCTCAACGAAACACTTTTATCGGCTCATTATATGTACATTGATCTTATCTTTGCGATGGAAACCACGACAGAGGCGAGAAAAGTATCGACTTGTTTGACCCTGTCCTAATTGCGGTGTAAATCCTCAGACGCCTTGTGTTGCAAACATAATCAGTATATTTTATTACTGCAGAAGGTCAAAGATAGCCACATTTTAAGCATGAACGCAAAGTTAACGTCTTTGACATGGTTTACACAGTGCACAGAAAGGTTCCGAATGTTGTAGATGTGGTGGCATTAATACTAGCATGATAGCTAATGCTAAACTAGCCCGTTCCATCCCGcgactgtttttaaaaaaaacgtatTTATAGAGTTGGAAAGAAATGATTGATTGACATAAGCATGTCGAACTGAAGAGAAATCAGTGGTCATAACTCTTTCAGATGAACGGTTATTACATCTTACATCATAGTACATCTTATTAGATTGCAAAGAATCGATACACAAGTTAGCGAACAACAAAGTGTTGCTCAGTGGAAACTATGGCAGATGCATTTTAAAGTTAATAGAATAAACACGGGATGATAAATTACAGTTTAAAAGCTGTCTTAGGAAAACTGTCACGACGAAGACTGCTTCTAAACCTGCTCTTGTTGCTCTGAAGAATAAATTCACATGTTATTTTTGTTGACAAGAAATTAAAGCAAGTTTGCTCACACCCAATTTATCTGGATGCAATTCATTTTGGCTCCGTCAGGGAAAATATCTGAATGCCCAGGTCCGTGATTAAATGGGAAATGGATTTTACTAATTCTGCTACCGAGGATAGAAAATCAAGCATTGTGTCAGTTTAAAAATTGAAAATGTACAGTGGATGTTTTTACATTAAACGGTGCTTGTTATTGCAAACAAAAATTAAACCTAGTTCACTTTAGGGTGATTTTAGCCTCCAACTTTTATGGTCACACTGTTGCTTTAGTTTGTCACCCAAAACTGAATTAGCACCGTGCTATGATTCCTCCTACAGCATTTGGTCCCAGTGGAGGATGGATCCTGGGACAGCCCCTCATCCAGGTCAAAGGGTCATGGGGTGTAGACACATGACCACATGACCCTTTGACCTCAGGGTCATGTGGCGTGGACTGACAGTGGCCCTAACGCTCCAGCAAGGTACAATGATCCTTCTTCTTCCTCGGTTTTCTCAAAATGGTCTTCTCAAACCTGCTCTTTGTCTGGCATCTCACCAGCTAAACTACTAGGCAAATTCCCCGGGAAAACAGCTCTGGGGTTCCTTGAGCCCGTGCATGTGACGCTCCGTTGTCTTGAGATGAGCCCGTTGAGCTGCTTTGTTACGTGTTTATGTTCTGTTGGGAGAATTTCTTCTAAATCCACAGGCGAACAACATACAAGCCACAGCTCGGCTACACTAATGTGCAGAGTTTCACCTCTGGCTAGagcatcagacacacacacacacaccacacacacacacatgcattccccccccacacacacacagatacacacatggGTGTAATGCTGTAGAGGGCTTAGATGCAGTGTTGCCTGAAGTTATTATGCAGACGCTTTGATGCATCTCAGTAGCCTACAGTGGGATTCTGTTTGCAGAACTATGCTGGCATGTTCcttgcaaacaaacacacatttacacactcCCAGCACCAGCATCAACACTGACCCACCTGTGATCACACTTTCACACTGGTAAACACACGGGGACAATTGAGAAGGATgattcctcatcttcttctgggAGCCTAGAGACCAATGGAGAGCGTAGATGAGGACACCCCCTATGAAAGTGGTTTTCTGCACACTCCTTGAATACAGCATCACGGGTGATCTTTGATCTTTTGCTGGCAGCAGATTTGATTTTGATATTCATATTTTGAGTTGGGGATGTTCTAAAATGTTTCTTGGACTGACAGGTAAAGGTTTCATCCCAGCTGggaggcttttttcccccctgttgCTAATAAACGGTGTCTTCTGCCGGACTTTATTAGAACTAAAAAAACCTGTTGACAGCTTGTCCAAGACGGTTGCTGACTGAGTGAGATGAATTTTATGGTTCGGGTATACTGATGCGTATCTGCCTCCTGAAGCAGCGTctctgcagagagggagaagaaagtgGCAGCCAATTGGGGattggggggtggtggtggtggtgggggaaggggggggtagAATACAACATAAGGCCTCAGTGAGATCTCAAGGTCAAGCAGACTCAGTCAAGATGACAGATAATATGTTCAATCTGGACCAGAATCCTGCTGGGATACAGTATttggattcacacacacacacacacacacacacacacacacacacacacacacacacacacacacacacacatagagaagTGCTATTTCAGCTCCTGTTAAACACCAAACTGCTGACGGCAGCTGCCACATGTTCAAGAACAAAATTATGCACAAATCCCAAGTGGCTCGTATTTATTCTTGCATCTGTTGCGTGATCAATAGGCATAAAAGCCGGTTCCCGATCACCTCactcatcagcaccatcattgCACAATTAGAGGAAATAACATTCCCTCGCTCTGTGTTCACGTCAGTGGCGGAGACGCAAATATTCTATTCGACATTTTAATTTTACGTTATAATCAAGATTGGAGATAGATGCTTTACAGAAATCCTGaacctgacacccccccccccccccccacacacacacacacactttaggaTGCATGTCAGAAGCAGACAGGGAAAGGACCAATTTAACATTTACTCAGGCAAATTGCTGCGAACTGATCGGAACCATCTCCACCACGTATTTAGGATTTAGTCCATGTAAAGAAACTAGTCAGAGCGACCTCTGATTGAACTGATGACCAGTGACAGGATGGAGGATTCAACTTTTACACACATGGATCGTCATCTTTGAGCTGACTCACCGCTGAGTGCTCAGGGAAAACAAGATAAGGAGGGCGACAAGACCAGGGGATGAATTTACAGATGTAAATACTGACTAACTGAGCCAAATAGGATGCTAAAACTACATATAAACAAAGTGAAATTGGACTTCCTGACAGTGTTTTTAGTATTTGAGCATCGTGAATGAGCTCATTCATGCCTCATCTTTGTGCACACTCATTTATACACAGTTAGACATCAAATGGTGCCATTTTTACAGTGTGCAGCACTCCTTTATTGCAGGTATTCCTTTAGAATACCTGCATTAGAggtatttcactttttttcctcccctggaTGGTGAAAAAAATGAAGTGTGTCGGGAACGGTTAGGAGAACAAATGCTTTAACAATGCTGCACAGCGCAGAGGAAACAGTGAGGCTAATatcagctgaacacacacaggcaacaaaGGAAACACTCTAACTGAAGAAAATTAAACCATGGGAGAGGAAAGGTGTAaaagcacagagagagagagaaaggaggaacatctgtgtgtgtgtgtgtgtgagaaagagagagctaCAGAAATAGCCGCAGCCCATTATCATCACCTCTACCTGTCTGGCTGCAGCGCCTCTAATTACAGCCACCACATTGCTCCAAATAGCGCCCGGTGAGTCACGCGCGGCGCCTGCTGGATATCATTACTGCGTTTTTGTGCCTTTTGCAGCAGGTTGTGTGCTTGTGTGGAGATTATAGGTCTCCTGTAACCACCTGCAGAGAGGCAACCTGCTGAGAGAAGCTTACGGAGAATTTAATCCCCGccttaatgtggaaaaaagcGTTCGCTGTGAAACTGCCATTACTAAACGGTTGGGTCCTGGCGTCTGCATTAAGTAGACCACGTGCACAAATACGAGTGTTTCGCAGGAAAATAGGGTGTGACTCCACGTGTCGTCTTAAGCGCTCTGCGAGTAGCCGATGTAGGTCAGCCGTACTGCAAACTGAGTCCCTGGTTGTTCTCTGGCTTACTCCTGGAACCAAACCCAGCCGGGGGGGATTAGACAGAGACGGTGACACGCCAGCGGCCTCCTTCCTCCATCCCCAACACACCGACTCGTGCGTCACGCAGAAACATAAAAGGCTCTTCTCCGATGTAGGTCAGCCAGACAGCGGAGACGGCGCTGACCACGAGAGAGCTTCACCTGCTGCAAACGGCAAGCGAAGGCGAGGAAAAGCCAAACAAATCCATATGAGGTTTGCTTTCATCTCTGACTGTGTGGCGGAGAGGCGGCGTCCTGTGGGAGGCTTCGTGTCCCTGTCATCAgtgttctcctctgtctccagccaGGCAGCATCATATGGCCCCTGACAGCTTCCATACTTTCTCCATGGGCTCAGCAAAACTGCTGAACTtgtgccagagagagagagagaatgtctgtgtgtacgtgcgtgcatggggggggggggggggggggcacaggcaGCTGAGTATTCTTCCATTAATGCTTAAAAATAAAAGGGCCACTTCAGACTTTCATGCTGCGACCCCACAAACAGGTTGCCTTCAGGAACATCTGTCCACCTACTGCAGATTTCATGTAATAACAGGAAGACAGTTGTGTagtttatatatatttactttATTAGCAGATTTTATAGCTGGTTAATTTATGTTTCCACCACACCTCTTCAGACTGATAACCTATGAGGGAGTAGCATGGTGGTCCTTACTCATCTTTTATCTTTCTTaacattcattttgtttttgcacaatTGTGTAACACGATATAAGGAATACACAAATTAAGTGTTGTCTCAAATACGCATTGTGTTACTTGAAATTCTTTTAAGCACTGTCTGTTTGAAAGAATGAACAAATGTTCAAAGCTGTGATCTACAATTCTGAAGAGTAGGAGTAGGAGACTCCCATTAGGACTAAATGGTATTAATTGGTTGGCGTCCTTGTGGACCTGTAGCCACCTGTAGCCACTCATGACAGACAGCTGCTGACACATGTTAGACCGACCAGACAGGTCAGGAGGGCCGGCCTCCGTGTCTTCAGGGCTGTCACGAGTTGAACGACACAAAAGTCACGATGAGTCACCCTCTGGACATGAGCGGACCCCAAAAAGAAGCTCCAAGCGGTGAGATTGTTTTGAATTAACAGGCACTCGCCCCCTACAAAGAACAGCAACACAATCATCCAATTCCTAGTGTTGACTCACATCACGCTGACTGCGACCACAAATACCATTTTAATAACTACTGACTAAATAAACTCATCGGCTCATATCCCCATCAAATTACCAAACATTTCGGTACTCTCCTCTGCCACACTTTTTCAAATAAAGGATGAGggtgagaaggtgtgtgtgtggagggggggtccagacacacacaatgtgctgctgtgtgtgaaaGCCTGAGACCATGAGGAAGAACATCAGCCGAGCGTGACCCATTTTCAAAATCTGGCGGGATAATAAATCCGCCGTAGTCCAAGATCAGCTTCAGGTGATAATTTTTCCAGCCTAACTCCCGCAGTAGCTGGACCGCAGTCAGGACCACCTCCATTCAATGAACGGATTGTGTCTCAAATTGGGAAAACTATTATTGTAAACTGTTCAGATGACTGTCATCCATCTCCAGAGATTGTTTTGACGTTCTCAAATGGAACACGGTTTTCTAATAAAGCCAACCATGGCTCTCATTTCCATATATGAAAGGATGGTTCTTTAGTTAACAGGCCTGGCAAAGAGGATGCTGGAAACTACCAATGCGGTGCTAAGAATTACATGAGCTACCTAGAGAAACTAACCATTTTAGAAGTTGGACAGAAGCCTTACATCCTGACAAGGCTGAGGGGTATCATAGGGATTGTATAAGGAGAGCCTCTCTTTCTTCACTGTCTGTCTGATGAAGTCCCACACCCAAAATTTACTGGACCATTCCTGGTGGCCACAGACTGAGTCATCCTCAGATCGTTGGCTGTCATCAAcaaacagacttaacaaactcattaaaaaggcagggtctgttgttggcagTGAACTTGCagacttggacgaggtggtgagggacaggatggtgttaaaattgcggacaatcatggacagtccctcccaccaccacagtggacaaactgagaagcagcttcagcaacagactcctgcagcctcgctgctctaaaaaacggtacaggaagtcattcctgccgtccgctatCAGACTGTATAATTCATCCTAACCCATTCAATagcaataattgtttaatgtttatgttgtaattttatttctattttattctatatttatgtatatttatgatcttggcctgctcgttctccaccactttcggaggtgtctcccacctggtccctgggacctccagcccatactcagtgcagatgttcctgtatactatgccagccacctggttatgccgttccatgtatgccttgcctgccagcatcttgcaccctgctgtgatgtgctggactgtctcaggggcatctccacacagtctgcacctggggtcttgtctggtatggtagaccctggcctctattgctctggtgctcagggcctgttcttgtgcagccatgattagtgcctctgtgctgtctcccagtccggcctttgtcagccactggtatgttttctcgatatcagccacttcctcaatttgtcagtggtacattccatgcatgggcttgtccttccatgatagcccctcaggttcctcctccttggtgggcttttgttgcctgaggcattcactcagcagtgggtcagtgggggccatcttcttgatgtattcttggaggcttgttgtttcctcctggacagaagttcggacacttactagtcctcggcccccttcctttcgctttgtgtacagcctcaggacactggacttagggtgaaaccctccgtgcatggtgaggagcttccttgtcttgatgtcagtggcttgtatctcttccagtggccagggtattatgccagcagggtatctgattactggcagggcgtaggtgtttatggcctggatcttgtgcttaccattcagctgacttttcaggacctgtcttaaccctttaatgcacaacatgggtctaaagtgacccgactgagtttatatttgctttatctttgcaattaattaattttattactcagcattccaggtattcctcaattaacttgtttttgatcataattcatccttcttgtataattttattttttacattttgaataaaaacactttttacatcactacccctctaatgcacaacatgggtctaaaatgaCCCATAATCATTTCCCATgttatttcatgtgtttctaaGCTGAATGTTTATAATctatgtatttactcatttattaatcaaactattcattaacttttaattgttttatgtaGCACAAATCCTCACATTaagtgttctgttcttcctttatgaataaGCATAGCTTTTGTCAGTCTTCATGAAGTTTTCCCACGTCCACATGGGTCAGACCCACATTTTgtaacatacagtatttacagtatttaccacTGTGGAGAAGGTTGTATTTGAAGACCTGAACCATCTAAgtcttattttacaataattatcatattaccTAATAAGAAATTTGATGTGATAACTCtgcataattattgattatgtaattaatttgaatttgaagaatTAGTAGCTCCATTTCttgtcagaaagggaaaaatttTCAATCAGCTACCGTAGCTAGCTAGCGATCTaccgtagctagctagctgttgacatttgacgatcatgtttgtgtgacaaataaacacatttcaaagaaaaaatgtATGCTTATTTGGCCTAAAGCATTGCTAACGTGATTATTTGAAGCAAATTATTGTTATAGTTTGtagtaatttaattcaaaatcacacttggataaatgggtcattttttacCCATGTGGTGTAGTAatccaaaatctattttattcctaaaataataaacagaaaatggaagcattgaccttgtactaatcaaaaacaagatattaaaattataattgAGACacttaataataaaatgaattgatttttaaaaaatacagcaaagaaacactcacccagcctgaaaacacatagaaaatgaaTGCGGGTCACTtttgacccatgttgtgcatcaaatgattaacctctgcaggtatttggctgtggctgacctcctagctgcctcctcgtggttaccatttgcctgtgggatccccaggtatttgtaactgtcctgcacatctgtgatgttcccttcaggtagttcaaccccgtcagttgcgatcacctttccccttctagatatcatccgcccacatttgtctagcccgaatgacatcccgatgtctttgctgtagatcctagtgaggtgaatcagggagttgatgtcacgctcgttcttggcatacagcttgatgtcgtccatgtagaggaggtggctgacggttgttccacttcggaactggtacccatagccactcttggtgatgatctggctgagggggtttaggcctatgcagaacagcaggggggacagagcatctccttgatatatgccacatctgatgctcacctgcgcaattgaccagagtcgtgttccacagcttcatggagttctggattaactctcttagtgtcctgttgatgttatacagctttaggttTAGCtatgtgtgcggcattgagtcataggctttcttgtaatcaatccaggcagtgcacaggttggtgtgccgcatcctacagtcctgggcgattgccctgtcgaccagtagctggtgcttggcacctctggtgttgttccctatgcctttctgtgctctgctcatgtattgatccatgtgcctgctgatcttagccgctatgatgcctgataggagcttccatgtggtgctgaggcaggttatgggcctgtagttggacggtattgtgcccttctgggggtccttcattatgaggactgtccggccttgggttagccactctgggtggtcccctgatgttagcagctggttcatttgtgctgccaggcgttcatggagtgcagtcagcttcttaagccagtaggcgcggatcttatcgggccctggtgctgtccagctcttcattttggacactcttgtttggatgtctgctaaggtgatgactactgggtcttgttctgggagttggctgtgctcagcttgtaggtcttgcagccatcgggCAGTAGTGTtatgcgttgcctctttctcccagatactcttccagtattgttctgtctcagccctgggggggtatgttgtcatcttgttgccctgccattgagagtagacctttgctgggttagtggagaacaccctgtttattctcctttcctctacttctcttgtgtaccgctttagtcgggtagccagggctgtgagcctttgcttagcagtctccagtgcctcagggaAGGACAttttgttgtacttcttgggccactctgtccttagattcacgcctctactcagctctgttaggaggctgacttctctccgtgttgccatgatttttgcctctagccttctccgccatggggccatttgctccttatggctattcatgctcttcatcttatagccaagcatctgtaggattaccgttgccgctgcatacatcagctgattggtctcagtgatggtagtggtggGGATGGTTGACAGCGCCGTGTTCAAGTCTTCCAGTAGAGAttcgtctggtactttgtgtgttagccttggcagggaggtagttgggTTCCCCCGGGActccatgattctctctctcaggtcagccgCCCTTGTCCCGATTCCAtctgtcattggggctgtgTACCCCATCTCGAtattggggggtgatgatgaaatcacccccacactgacctggcTCCCCCTgccgtagcatatttgtaccgtgggtgaggcacaccgccgtgcctcgtcaatctctagctgtgatagcagcttcCTATTGCGGATGttcgaacactgagctaagagccgcttcttagtcagtgaggatgtggggtttcgaagtacccatctctcccacatcctctgcatgtaccctctctcgctggggttactcaagtagtaacactccatcagtaacatgttctctgccctgcaccatgaatgccttgttccagtagccaatttgacatcaggcagccctggttccctgacccctgacgcGGACCTTGTTGACCCGGGCGACGTCTGAGCCAGTATGACTCTATCAGTTAATGTTCCGCTCATACCgaggtgtaggcatatatgcgggctcgcctggattcgaaccgaCAACTTTCCGCACCAAAGTCAGCGtacatggacgacatcaagctgtatgccaagaacgagcgtgacatcgactacctgattcacctcactaggatctacagcaaagacatcgggatgtcattcgggctagacaaatgtgggcggatgatatcaagaaggggaaaggtgatcgcaactgacggggttgaactacctgaagggaacatcacagatgtgcaggacagttacaaatacctggggatcccacaggcaaatggtaaccacgaggaggcagctaggaggtcagccacagccaaatacgtgcagaggttaagacaggtcctgaaaagtcagttgaatggtaagcacaagatccaggccataaacacctacgccctgccagtaatcagataccctgctggcataataccctggccactggaagagatacaagccactgacatcaagacaaggaagctcctcaccatgcacggagggtttcaccctaagtccagtgtcctgaggctgtacacaaagcgaaaggaagggggccgaggactagtaagtgtccgaactactgtccaggaggaaacaacaagcctctaagaatacatcaagaagatggcccccactgatccactgctgagtgaatgcctcaggcaacaaaagcccaccaaagaggaggaacctgaggggctatcattgaaggacaagcccatgcatggaatgtaccaccgacaaattgagg from Takifugu flavidus isolate HTHZ2018 chromosome 18, ASM371156v2, whole genome shotgun sequence encodes:
- the LOC130515331 gene encoding myocardin-related transcription factor A-like; translated protein: MSTCLGFCFPLRVWRRCVLQLRPRERRSRVEQLRRESMLPLKTSAATFKEQKRNQESSRTDDCRRRKTSSGAQPSDLTGILQVEGPSCKSVKLWAPTTCRSADPSLQEAQLQRKRARLPGDLNKTISHRPAPIFRHILPLPSRTQPAIKEMQLPKVSDESCDDDSSCSLSPGPSGNAESPPALLPLPSLPQVLAGRSGTTPAMVKKLKYHQYVHPDQKRDKELAGHLNQSSGSHLHQQQLLLQLKILKHQQWHTHNYPPVLPTRTKPQSGCNSSSSPHSVTSPSVPRSSTAPLAPSSQLWRSSAPLVPGKPGNLLPNLDDMRVVELKSELKQRGLTVSGSKNELVERLRSYQDLKKGCGNTSSLTAGGTTGSGAERGASTTDRSPPEAPHQTLHHQASLNLRSAATQPLALLNCDVSPQVSSLSTSPGARNPEATSAAILEDVDHQLCAANQPRIYTKEELRPCHFSLRKRKHCQASWLCPSSSSSSSSSSSSSTAPGVIEDKDKMLQEKDQQIEKLTRKLMQKEQLVEMLRLQLEIRTHGGARVHVKVKQEPPDSCSGPPSLIHLPSPAFPPTAETVAINQDAIKEEEVVSRTSPGLLPCAQMEHTWQVSQQQMIQQRLRPQGCEAQKEEWGPQPRGPMLGNLHSHSAQRRKGSDTLELEQEVPRLDRDVTEQQQRPAHLGQQQQRPDTSQQTPQVYQICLYPLEVLKNKPTPTLVTSGNDSLIGPSGRHSTDNMLEDDATAQIMLQRLQSSAEHHGNNLAEPRQKAAEHEGDSVEVILQSGEWPTSKPATDPLDYLNPTSSRVAPPPSPLQHAPSPLTPPCLCLTPTTSERQTGVETKEEGRCPGGCLEDFLESTAGENLLGAEPDGLLSLIDDLHSQMCAHPSSRDASSTESEEEHELDLTVEGVRCNKNSTLGPLVPPPPSSVFSTDFLDNFDLQTLMV